In the Gymnodinialimonas sp. 202GB13-11 genome, one interval contains:
- the rpsG gene encoding 30S ribosomal protein S7, protein MSRRHAAEKRQVLPDAKFGDTVLTKFMNNLMIDGKKSVAEKIVYNAFDRVEAKLKRAPVEVFHEALDNVKPAVEVRSRRVGGATYQVPVDVRPERREALAIRWLINASRARNENTMEERLAGELIDAVNSRGAAVKKREDTHKMADANRAFSHYRW, encoded by the coding sequence ATGTCCCGCCGTCACGCCGCTGAAAAGCGCCAGGTGCTGCCCGACGCCAAGTTCGGTGACACCGTTTTGACCAAGTTCATGAACAACCTGATGATCGACGGTAAGAAGTCGGTCGCAGAAAAGATCGTCTACAACGCGTTTGACCGCGTCGAGGCCAAGCTGAAGCGTGCGCCTGTGGAAGTGTTCCACGAAGCGCTCGACAACGTGAAGCCCGCCGTTGAGGTTCGCTCGCGCCGCGTGGGTGGTGCCACCTATCAGGTGCCCGTCGACGTCCGCCCTGAGCGCCGCGAAGCGCTGGCGATCCGCTGGTTGATCAACGCCAGCCGCGCGCGCAACGAAAACACCATGGAAGAGCGTCTGGCCGGTGAGCTGATCGACGCCGTGAACTCCCGTGGTGCGGCCGTCAAAAAGCGCGAAGACACCCACAAGATGGCCGACGCCAACCGCGCGTTCAGCCACTACCGCTGGTAA
- a CDS encoding DUF1801 domain-containing protein: MADATLLDIADRVKRLAQEIAPTVTFQSKYGGEVFVPDPNQPKAFVGGVFIYKDHVSVEFSHGATFDDPGGLLAGKGKARRHVKLESAADLDAKSVEGFLRQALS, encoded by the coding sequence ATGGCTGATGCGACGTTGCTGGACATTGCCGACCGGGTGAAGAGGCTTGCGCAAGAAATCGCGCCAACCGTCACCTTTCAAAGCAAATATGGCGGCGAGGTCTTCGTGCCCGATCCCAATCAGCCAAAGGCATTCGTTGGTGGTGTCTTCATCTACAAAGACCACGTCTCAGTCGAGTTTTCGCATGGCGCGACCTTCGATGACCCGGGGGGCTTGCTGGCTGGGAAAGGCAAGGCGCGTCGGCATGTGAAGCTTGAATCCGCAGCGGACCTCGATGCAAAGTCTGTCGAAGGCTTTCTTCGTCAGGCCCTGTCCTGA
- a CDS encoding putative rhamnosyl transferase — translation MAEGVQIQGLCRFSFPCTGGFKKYHESLKERRAALYAPKRLDERTLWFEHVFMPPLRAQSDGDFIMHLLLGEDFPEPWRARVEAAIKDCPQVQAHWREPGDHRAICRDVMWGGRDGTRAVVAEFRLDDDDAVAVDYMQQLRRSWNRVGRLANFAGRVALDHGKGVVLEAVEGGAIKPHVLNTHCWSAGLAIYLKPDDEAIVMDFPHHKIWARVPFVNLTDSVMFVRGDHDHNDARTPFGAGQPVPVPDAEIAPMIQRRFGIDLPAFQAEWRTLTRT, via the coding sequence GTGGCTGAGGGCGTGCAGATCCAGGGGCTGTGCCGGTTTTCGTTCCCTTGCACGGGTGGCTTCAAGAAGTACCATGAGAGCCTGAAGGAACGCCGTGCCGCGCTGTACGCACCGAAGCGGCTCGATGAACGAACGCTCTGGTTCGAGCATGTGTTCATGCCGCCCCTGCGCGCGCAGTCCGATGGCGATTTCATCATGCATCTGCTGTTGGGCGAGGATTTTCCCGAACCGTGGCGGGCCCGTGTTGAAGCTGCGATCAAGGATTGTCCGCAGGTGCAGGCCCATTGGCGTGAACCGGGCGATCACCGTGCGATCTGCCGCGATGTGATGTGGGGAGGGCGAGATGGAACGCGGGCCGTGGTGGCGGAGTTTCGGTTGGATGACGATGACGCTGTTGCCGTCGATTACATGCAACAGCTTCGGCGCAGTTGGAACAGGGTCGGGCGGTTGGCCAACTTCGCGGGCCGGGTGGCGCTGGACCATGGCAAGGGCGTGGTGTTGGAGGCTGTCGAAGGCGGCGCAATCAAGCCGCATGTTCTGAATACCCATTGCTGGTCGGCGGGGCTGGCGATTTACCTCAAGCCCGATGACGAGGCGATCGTGATGGACTTCCCGCATCACAAGATCTGGGCACGGGTGCCGTTTGTAAACCTGACCGACTCGGTCATGTTCGTCCGCGGCGACCATGACCATAACGACGCGCGCACGCCCTTTGGGGCAGGCCAACCGGTGCCTGTGCCGGACGCGGAAATCGCACCCATGATCCAAAGGCGTTTCGGCATTGATCTGCCGGCATTTCAGGCTGAGTGGCGGACCTTGACGCGAACGTAA
- the rpsL gene encoding 30S ribosomal protein S12, whose product MPTIQQLIRKPRQPKVKRSKSLHLESCPQKRGVCTRVYTTTPKKPNSAMRKVAKVRLTNGYEVISYIPGESHNLQEHSVVLIRGGRVKDLPGVRYHILRGVLDTQGVKDRRQRRSKYGAKRPK is encoded by the coding sequence ATGCCAACTATTCAACAGCTGATCCGCAAGCCGCGGCAGCCCAAAGTGAAACGCTCGAAGTCGCTGCACCTCGAGAGCTGCCCGCAAAAGCGTGGCGTGTGCACCCGCGTGTATACGACGACGCCGAAGAAGCCGAACTCCGCTATGCGGAAAGTTGCGAAGGTGCGCCTGACCAACGGCTACGAGGTGATCAGCTACATCCCCGGTGAAAGCCACAACCTTCAGGAGCACTCGGTGGTCCTGATCCGCGGCGGTCGTGTGAAAGACCTTCCCGGTGTGCGCTACCACATCCTGCGGGGTGTTCTCGATACGCAGGGCGTCAAGGATCGTCGCCAGCGTCGTTCGAAATACGGCGCCAAGCGTCCGAAGTAA
- a CDS encoding DMT family transporter, with the protein MNPNLQGALLMMGSMAAFTMNDVFVKLLAETVPLFQIVFLRGVMTTVLLAATVAAFGKLTFRIPRGDRAKVALRTVFEVLTVVTFLTALVNMELANATAILAALPLVVTLGAALLFKEPVGWRRWTAIAVGASGVFLIVQPGTAGFNAYSLLALVAVFLVAGRDLSTRAFSNQVPLMSIAVLTAASVGAFGGIMSLTIEWVPMTGREIAYLAGSALFIIGGYVLSIFVMRVGDVAVTSPFRYTALVFALILGVVVFAEFPNALALTGAAIVVATGVFTLIRERQVARG; encoded by the coding sequence ATGAATCCGAACCTTCAGGGTGCACTGCTGATGATGGGCTCGATGGCGGCGTTCACGATGAACGATGTGTTCGTGAAGCTGTTGGCCGAGACGGTTCCGCTGTTCCAGATCGTCTTCTTGCGAGGGGTTATGACCACGGTCTTGCTGGCGGCGACGGTTGCGGCGTTTGGCAAGCTGACGTTTCGCATCCCGCGCGGCGACCGCGCGAAGGTGGCCTTGCGAACGGTATTCGAGGTGCTGACGGTCGTGACCTTCCTGACCGCACTGGTGAACATGGAGCTTGCGAATGCGACAGCGATCCTCGCGGCATTGCCGCTTGTGGTGACGCTTGGTGCGGCTTTGTTGTTCAAGGAACCCGTGGGCTGGCGGCGCTGGACCGCGATTGCGGTCGGGGCCTCGGGCGTGTTTCTGATCGTTCAGCCGGGGACGGCCGGGTTCAACGCCTATTCCTTGCTGGCCTTGGTGGCTGTGTTCCTCGTGGCGGGGCGCGACCTGTCCACGCGGGCGTTTTCCAACCAAGTGCCCTTGATGTCGATTGCGGTTCTCACGGCGGCGTCCGTCGGCGCGTTCGGCGGGATCATGTCGCTGACCATCGAGTGGGTGCCGATGACGGGCCGGGAAATCGCCTATCTCGCGGGTAGCGCGCTGTTCATCATTGGGGGCTATGTTCTGTCAATCTTCGTCATGCGGGTGGGCGATGTCGCGGTGACGTCTCCGTTCCGCTATACGGCTTTGGTCTTTGCCTTGATCCTCGGAGTGGTCGTGTTTGCAGAATTCCCAAACGCTCTGGCCCTGACAGGTGCGGCCATCGTCGTGGCGACGGGCGTGTTCACGCTGATCCGCGAACGGCAGGTGGCCCGTGGCTGA
- the fusA gene encoding elongation factor G — MAREYPLERYRNFGIMAHIDAGKTTCSERILYYTGKSHNIGEVHDGAATMDWMEQEQERGITITSAATTTFWERTEDGQTADTEKHRLNIIDTPGHVDFTIEVERSLAVLDGAVCVLDANAGVEPQTETVWRQADRYKVPRIVFVNKMDKIGADFFNCVHMIEDRTGARAVPVGIPIGAETELEGLIDLVTMEEWLWQGEDLGASWVKAPIRADLKDMADEWRGKMIEAAVEMDDDAMMEYLEGNEPDVPTLRALLRKGTLEMAFVPVLGGSAFKNKGVQPLLNAVIDYLPSPLDVVDYMGFKPGDETETRDIARRADDAMAFSGLAFKIMNDPFVGSLTFVRIYSGTLSKGDSMLNSTKENNERVGRMMMMHSNNREEIEEAFAGDIIALGGLKNTTTGDTLCDKSDPVVLETMTFPDPVIEIAVEPKTKGDQEKMSQGLARLAAEDPSFRVETDLESGQTIMKGMGELHLDILVDRLKREFKVEANIGAPQVAYRETISHAVEHTYTHKKQSGGSGQYAEVKLEISPTEPGEGYSFESRIVGGAVPKEYIPGVEKGINSVMDSGPLAGFPVIDFKVALVDGKFHDVDSSVLAFEIAARMGMREGMKKAGAKLLEPIMKVEVITPEEYTGGIIGDLTSRRGQVQGQDTRGNAIAIDAFVPLANMFGYINTLRSMSSGRAQFTMQFDHYEPVPNNISDEIQAKYA; from the coding sequence ATGGCACGCGAATATCCGCTGGAGCGTTACCGCAACTTCGGGATCATGGCCCACATCGACGCGGGCAAGACCACCTGTTCCGAACGCATCCTGTATTACACCGGCAAATCCCACAACATCGGTGAGGTGCACGATGGTGCAGCCACCATGGACTGGATGGAGCAGGAGCAGGAACGCGGCATCACCATCACCTCCGCTGCGACGACCACCTTCTGGGAGCGCACTGAGGACGGCCAGACTGCCGACACCGAAAAGCACCGCCTGAACATCATCGACACCCCCGGCCACGTGGACTTCACCATTGAAGTTGAGCGTTCGCTGGCGGTTCTCGATGGTGCCGTTTGTGTTCTCGACGCCAACGCTGGTGTTGAGCCGCAGACCGAAACCGTTTGGCGTCAGGCCGACCGTTACAAGGTTCCGCGCATCGTGTTCGTCAACAAGATGGACAAGATCGGCGCGGACTTCTTCAACTGCGTCCACATGATCGAAGACCGCACCGGCGCCCGCGCGGTGCCTGTTGGCATTCCGATCGGTGCCGAGACCGAGCTTGAAGGTCTGATCGACCTCGTGACCATGGAAGAGTGGCTGTGGCAGGGCGAAGACCTTGGTGCCTCCTGGGTGAAAGCGCCGATCCGCGCTGACCTCAAGGACATGGCTGACGAATGGCGTGGTAAGATGATCGAAGCGGCCGTCGAAATGGACGACGACGCAATGATGGAATACCTCGAAGGCAACGAGCCTGACGTGCCGACCCTGCGCGCATTGCTGCGCAAGGGCACGCTTGAAATGGCATTCGTTCCGGTTCTGGGCGGCTCTGCGTTCAAGAACAAAGGTGTTCAGCCGCTGCTCAACGCTGTGATCGACTATCTGCCGAGCCCGCTCGATGTGGTCGACTACATGGGCTTCAAGCCCGGCGATGAGACGGAAACCCGCGACATTGCCCGCCGTGCCGACGACGCCATGGCGTTCTCGGGCCTTGCGTTCAAGATCATGAACGACCCGTTCGTTGGTTCGCTGACCTTCGTGCGCATCTATTCCGGCACCCTGTCCAAGGGTGACTCCATGCTCAACTCCACCAAGGAGAACAACGAGCGTGTGGGCCGCATGATGATGATGCACTCCAACAACCGCGAAGAGATCGAAGAGGCATTTGCCGGCGACATCATCGCGCTGGGTGGTCTGAAGAACACCACGACCGGTGACACGCTTTGCGACAAGTCCGATCCGGTTGTGCTGGAAACGATGACCTTCCCCGATCCGGTGATCGAGATCGCGGTTGAGCCCAAGACGAAGGGCGACCAGGAGAAGATGTCCCAGGGCCTCGCGCGGCTTGCCGCCGAAGACCCGTCCTTCCGTGTGGAGACCGACCTTGAGTCCGGTCAGACCATCATGAAGGGCATGGGCGAACTTCACCTCGACATCCTCGTCGATCGCCTGAAGCGCGAGTTCAAGGTCGAAGCCAATATCGGTGCACCTCAGGTGGCTTACCGTGAGACAATCTCTCACGCGGTTGAGCACACCTATACCCACAAGAAGCAGTCGGGTGGGTCTGGTCAGTACGCCGAGGTCAAGCTGGAGATCAGCCCGACCGAGCCTGGCGAAGGCTATTCGTTCGAGAGCCGCATCGTTGGTGGTGCCGTTCCGAAGGAATACATCCCCGGTGTGGAAAAGGGCATCAACTCGGTCATGGATAGCGGCCCGCTGGCTGGCTTCCCTGTGATCGACTTCAAGGTGGCTCTGGTTGACGGTAAGTTCCACGACGTGGACTCCAGCGTTCTGGCCTTTGAAATTGCAGCTCGCATGGGCATGCGTGAAGGCATGAAGAAAGCTGGTGCCAAGCTGCTGGAACCGATCATGAAGGTCGAGGTGATCACCCCCGAAGAGTATACGGGTGGCATCATCGGCGATCTGACCTCGCGTCGCGGTCAGGTGCAGGGACAGGATACGCGCGGCAACGCCATCGCGATCGACGCCTTCGTGCCGCTGGCGAACATGTTCGGCTACATCAACACGCTGCGTTCCATGTCTTCGGGCCGCGCGCAGTTCACGATGCAGTTCGACCATTACGAGCCGGTTCCGAACAACATCTCGGACGAGATCCAGGCGAAATACGCATAA
- a CDS encoding putative rhamnosyl transferase: MAVNKIIGVCRFSYLGDAGFRTLNKGPEEAAAELYAPGRMQRRFAYFENICLPSLDAQTDPDFVLVALIGDTMPFHFRKRLKRLAEKHPYLRICTLEAAGPLNSTRRAFRRGLDEEADFITGFRLDDDDAVGCDYIERTREVSDNLIKLNWATKETPAAVCFHRGIYWDMKRDDDQFWDYSEPQPLGLASAMIHHPDSQHNIYRWNHRKLACHARCWIDPHEYMFVRTLHGHNDSDRSIPPGSRQLPLWQARKLFRERFGLNPKRLLPMMEKLQEEGSGMARKLADEARADIAESKGEE, translated from the coding sequence ATGGCAGTGAACAAGATCATAGGCGTGTGTCGGTTCTCCTACCTTGGGGATGCCGGATTTCGCACGCTGAACAAGGGCCCGGAGGAGGCAGCGGCAGAGCTTTATGCACCCGGCCGGATGCAGCGCCGCTTTGCTTATTTTGAGAACATTTGCCTGCCGTCGCTGGATGCGCAGACGGACCCTGATTTCGTGCTGGTTGCCCTGATCGGCGACACGATGCCCTTTCACTTCCGCAAGCGCCTGAAACGGCTGGCGGAAAAGCACCCTTACTTGCGCATCTGCACGTTGGAGGCGGCGGGGCCGTTGAACTCCACCCGCCGTGCGTTCCGGCGCGGTCTGGATGAAGAGGCGGATTTCATCACCGGCTTCCGGCTCGATGACGATGATGCCGTGGGGTGCGACTATATCGAGCGCACGCGCGAGGTCTCCGACAACCTGATCAAGCTGAACTGGGCGACGAAAGAGACGCCTGCCGCCGTCTGTTTTCACCGCGGCATCTACTGGGACATGAAGCGCGACGACGATCAGTTCTGGGATTATTCCGAGCCGCAGCCATTGGGGCTGGCCTCCGCGATGATCCATCACCCCGACAGCCAGCATAACATCTACCGCTGGAACCACCGAAAGCTCGCCTGCCATGCGCGGTGCTGGATTGATCCACACGAATACATGTTTGTCCGCACGTTGCATGGTCATAATGACAGCGACCGGTCCATCCCGCCGGGGTCACGCCAATTGCCTTTGTGGCAGGCGCGGAAATTGTTCCGCGAACGGTTTGGCCTGAACCCCAAGCGCCTTTTACCGATGATGGAGAAGCTGCAGGAAGAGGGCTCGGGCATGGCGCGCAAGCTGGCGGATGAGGCGCGGGCCGATATCGCGGAAAGCAAAGGCGAGGAATGA
- a CDS encoding VOC family protein has translation MSNDTRPPLDYLEFTSPKLEETQAFFAEAFGWSFIDYGPDYRDVQGAGLGGGIERGALRPPLPVLKADDLEAMLDRVKAAGAEITQEIFEFPGGRRFQFREPGGTEMAVWTPVADQDHG, from the coding sequence ATGTCAAATGACACCCGCCCCCCGCTCGACTACCTCGAATTCACATCCCCCAAGCTGGAAGAGACGCAGGCCTTCTTCGCCGAAGCTTTCGGGTGGAGTTTCATCGACTACGGCCCCGATTACCGCGACGTGCAGGGTGCCGGGCTTGGCGGCGGGATCGAGCGGGGCGCGCTGCGTCCGCCTCTGCCGGTTTTGAAAGCGGATGATCTTGAGGCGATGCTGGACCGGGTGAAGGCCGCCGGGGCAGAGATCACGCAGGAGATTTTCGAATTTCCCGGCGGGCGCAGGTTCCAGTTTCGCGAACCCGGCGGAACGGAAATGGCCGTGTGGACGCCGGTGGCGGACCAAGATCATGGCTGA